DNA from Larimichthys crocea isolate SSNF chromosome XIII, L_crocea_2.0, whole genome shotgun sequence:
taattaatctttttattCTGATACAGGATTTGTGGCTGCACTCAAAAGAACACTGCATGAAAGGTTGGCATTATGCCAATTAAGCTTGAGGTCAATAACCTCAAGCTGGAGAAACTTAACACTGTCTCgtggtgaaataaaacagtcatATGTAACCAAATTCAGCCATAAAAATGTGCCAGAACTCTAGCCTTTGtccagaaaacaacaagaacaagatGACTAGAACAGTTCACTAATTTGTGGATTTAAAGATGAGACACAATTTATTTGACTTTTGCCAGAATACATGTCTCACTCTTTGTATCCAAGTGAGGCGGCTGTGTCGAGTGCGTTCTTGCTCCTGACCCCTGCCAGACAGCTAAACACAACGTTATCGGTCTGCTGAGGCATTTCACCACCATACTTCTCTTTGAACTCTTCCGGACCCAGCTGGAGGGCAGTGTTCACCTGTCCCACTGCAAAGTCAAATAAGGACAGACAGGTCACATGgcagtattttaaatatgtgCTATCAGGTCAAAACAAAGCTTTGGTGAGTCTGGGGTTAAGTAGTGTCAAAGCATTACACATTAGATAGACTTGAACCAGGATTATCAAAGGAATGTTGGCCATAAATAAAGATAGGTCCTCGCACATACAGTTTGTCAAGCTGTCTGCAGGTGTCATCCAGGTGAATTCAAGATCATTTTAATTAGGCTGAGAATGAAATACAGAATCCATTTtactatattttaatttaaaaaatgtggaacAATAAAAGCCTGTAATTATAAGCAGAGACAGTTATTTGGTATGCTTTGTGACAGACTTTATTTGATTTAGGACATTCCCAGTGGATAACACACGAGTGTATTTATCCAACAAGCAGATCTGACGTCACATCCCAGTCAACCATGTGTAATTTTCTGTTGACACTCACGAGGTACGTTAATGGACCCGGGGATGAAGCCGTACTCCCGGAGCTCCCAGGGCTCTCTGACGTCTATAACTACAGATTTCCGCCCAGCCAGGAGCTGCTTCAGCTGGTCATAAGTCACATCTGTGCTCGGCGGTCCTGAACTGAACCTGCGCAGCAGCAACTCTGTCGTTgcaaaagcaaaacacacaactgCGTGAACAACATCCAAATCTGTCACCGAGTCACGAGCCAACTCGCTGACCCACACACTGGCACGAGATAAGTCATCAAATCAAGCGGTCATTGTGAAGCTCACCTTTGTAACCGCGGTCAGTGCTGTCAAAGCTGGACACAGAGCTGCGTCCTCTCAGGACGGAAGCTCCAGGCAGGACGGTCACCTTACTGCTCCATAACAGCTGCGGGACTAAACCCGTGAACCTGCAGCACCTCCTGAGTGCCATGTGTGCTTAGTTTCACCCTGTGTCAACACTTGGTCAACATAAACTTCTAATAACGGAGCAATGTTGCATAAGACGACCATGAAACTCACTCACAACGCTCGCCCTACCGACGATGACCTGCGCGTGCGCAGAAGTACGGATCACCTAAAGGACAAAATGTTTAGTTATCAAACTCAAAAAACCTAATATTGGATAAGTCAAAACATTATGGCACAAATGTGTAGCATGTGCCACAAGAAGCCCTAATTATTGCACCAACAGCtctttaaatacatacatatgatGCGTTCGCTGTCGTGGGACCGACCACTCGCCTGTCAACATCTGACCattgagtttttaaaatatacatccATGCCATGACCACCATCGCATATTGTCTctataaataaactataataacAATAGTATCACTCCCTTGTTCCGTTTGTATTGT
Protein-coding regions in this window:
- the tstd3 gene encoding thiosulfate sulfurtransferase/rhodanese-like domain-containing protein 3 (The RefSeq protein has 3 substitutions compared to this genomic sequence), with translation MALRRCCRFTGLVPQLLWSSKVTVLPGASVLRGRSSVSSFDSTDRGYKELLLRRFSSGPPSTDVTYEQLKQLLAGRKSVVIDVREPWELREYGFIPGSINVPLGQANTALQLGPEEFKEKYGGEMPQQTDNVVFSCLAGVRSKNALDTAASLGYKDVQHYPGGWRDWVKHEQHN